The Styela clava chromosome 2, kaStyClav1.hap1.2, whole genome shotgun sequence genome contains a region encoding:
- the LOC144432080 gene encoding centromere protein S-like: protein MSKDFEEERFKQVIHYTVSKICENIQHEQKDEIVFTKQTIATIAEITYRQSQIIANDLECFAQHAKRKRITVDDVLLCARRSPSLHQHLEEFKQKLASSSNAK from the coding sequence ATGTCTAAAGATTTTGAAGAAGAAAGATTTAAACAAGTTATCCATTATACAGTGTCTAAAATATGTGAAAATATACAACATGAACAAAAAGATGAAATTGTTTTCACAAAGCAAACTATCGCTACCATTGCTGAAATAACTTACAGGCAATCTCAGATAATAGCAAACGATTTAGAGTGTTTTGCTCAACATGCAAAAAGAAAGCGGATAACTGTTGATGATGTTTTACTTTGTGCTCGAAGATCTCCAAGTTTACATCAGCACTTGGAAGAATTTAAGCAAAAATTGGCCAGTTCATCAAATGCAAAATGA
- the LOC120335370 gene encoding uncharacterized protein LOC120335370 isoform X1, with protein MNMTVENDTCSLTNGICPGGNEVLMDLNLFYIRQIGASLKKHVGIQDKLEKEIKLRDGASRMLAACTHEDQLLEVAKTLHTSNARMYSYMAELQKLKTAEIMERVMDDEGIQNESKVCSGRVAISDIRIPLMWNDPERYIGAKVKEASRYAVFCLVRVGGEVQDTELVCTDKTTTDVGFRDVLVFEETAHNFKMEIEIHAFPMSEGSISAPTPQKLLARLNRSIGKSEGKRIRDRLKESPSANMNMGPQYEKLGKLALDLTSVDDHIRSHDITRVAPTANNSGRSKPLLPLYGSLTCRLVAQPKCITEKSITGFLHYMEVGHGMPCWSYMWCEVRAGKLQCWLNPEDVAEKTPQNSINLIASDIKINEIEKNRQKRPNSFQVRDLVDRHIFSSSCKDDMSKWIKNLRQHRSDYAAWSIACVREKDGSAPMYIASPSPYKSPSHMLFDASVRKTLIYEQMSIESPTSPDFGTVAVSDMLQKTDNTQSDSVGVAMVEANQSTPWAGLFSGAINRSVMRVTKLKDVQNIEFSNPQPAKKSSRLRTKSYEDNISTRSGSGSSSSSKNKKDRQKPPIPQHRSFEDMNVVKLRVKSPAPTKPAPKIEDLKSFNSESCSETGLSDFCQSSDDVFLSSDENILNSPTRRKKSPQNQTPNSKTKGRKKRRAPQPPSSATHLQAETDHRSMNLRSRSKASLSSASSLDDILENDSRKTTQHNSTDSFYHHFPQPSPRLQRLNDIYSQNSDPEGRNSQLSLISNSTQFSTTSSGYKSDSEGLVTTSSRDIISSKQRARYEVDVCEQQVKTNPIKKTGVKVLPTNVPLGIKLTPHKFSRSHSWDAEAVLHSSDEATRLRYSSTPSSSRNGISSKPPPLPKPNSVPRKQTSKNDKLVMQMLSSKTLESPTGLRPPFPRPIPAPRRSYLTAVESSKVATKATSLSDIPGSPAIRNNTQDNDSDYAEVDDIIYAVPIPKELRSVNNNNAVHLKEEPVYAEVDKSKKIKNRAACKNTNEKSRKIGVDAYTKAHKAIITVCKQRMEEQEKIERKNSRSDEETVYV; from the exons ATGAATATGACTGTCGAAAACGACACATGTTCGTTAACAAATGGAATATGCCCGGGCGGCAATGAAGTCCTTAtggatttaaatttattttatatacgaCAGATTGGTGCCAGCTTGAAAAAG CATGTTGGAATCCAGGACAAGTTGGAGAAAGAAATTAAACTCAGAGATGGAGCATCACGTATGTTGGCGGCATGTACTCACGAGGATCAACTGCTCGAAGTTGCAAAGACCTTGCACACGTCAAATGCAAGAATGTATTCATACATGGCCGAactacaaaaattaaaaactgcTGAAATTATGGAAAGAGTGATGGATGATGAAGG AATTCAAAATGAATCGAAAGTATGTTCAGGCAGAGTGGCTATCTCTGACATTAGAATCCCATTAATGTGGAATGATCCTGAAAGATACATAGGAGCTAAAGTGAAAG AGGCCAGCAGGTATGCTGTATTTTGTTTGGTTCGTGTTGGAGGGGAAGTACAAGATACTGAACTTGTATGCACAGATAAAACAACTACTGATGTTGGATTTAGAGATGTTCTTGTATT tgAGGAAACTGCTCATAACTTTAAAATGGAAATTGAAATTCATGCTTTTCCGATGTCTGAAGGTTCAATATCTGCACCCACTCCACAGAAGTTGTTGGCAAGATTAAATAGGTCTATTGGTAAATCAGAAGGAAAAAGAATAAGAGATAGATTG AAGGAAAGCCCATCTGCCAATATGAACAT GGGtcctcaatatgaaaaacttggAAAATTAGCGTTAGATCTCACATCAGTTGATGACCATATCAGATCACATGATATAACAAGAGTTGCTCCAACAGCAAATAATTCAGGAAG ATCAAAACCACTTTTACCATTATATGGCAGTTTAACATGCAGACTTGTTGCACAACCAAAATGTATCACAGAGAAAAGTATCACAGGATTTTTGCACTATATG GAAGTTGGTCATGGTATGCCATGTTGGTCATATATGTGGTGTGAAGTGAGAGCTGGTAAACTACAATGTTGGTTAAATCCTGAAGATGTTGCGGAGAAAACTCCTCAGAATTCAATCAATCTGATTGCATCG GAtataaaaattaatgaaattgaGAAGAATCGACAGAAGAGACCGAATAGTTTTCAAGTTCGTGATCTGGTTGATCGACATATTTTTTCATCCAGTTGTAAAGATGACATGTCTAAATGGATCAA AAATCTGCGGCAACACAGATCTGATTATGCGGCCTGGAGTATTGCCTGTGTACGTGAGAAAGATGGATCTGCTCCTATGTATATTGCATCACCTTCACCTTACAAATCACCATCGCATATGTTGTTCGATGCATCTGTCAGAAAAACATTGATCTATGAGCAAATGA GTATTGAATCTCCAACAAGCCCAGATTTTGGAACAGTTGCAGTCAGTGACATGTTACAGAAAACTGATAACACTCAATCCGACTCTGTGGGAGTGGCTATGGTTGAAGCCAACCAATCAACACCTTGGGCAGGCTTGTTCAGTGGAGCGATCAATCGGTCTGTGATGAGAGTGACAAAACTAAAAGATGttcaaaacattgaattttcgAATCCACAACCTGCTAAAAAATCATCAAGATTGAGAACAAAAAGCTATGAAGATAATATAAGCACaag ATCAGGCAGTGGTTCTAGTAGTTCTTCCAAGAACAAGAAAGATCGTCAGAAGCCACCTATTCCGCAACATAGATCTTTTGAAGATATGAATGTCGTGAAGCTTCGTGTTAAATCTCCA GCACCCACAAAACCTGCTCcaaaaattgaagatttgaAGAGTTTTAATTCTGAATCTTGTTCTGAAACTGGCTTGAGTGATTTTTGTCAAAGTTCTGATGACGTCTTTCTATCTTCTGATGAAAATATTCTCAATTCACccacaagaagaaaaaaatcacCACAAAATCAAACGCCAAATAGTAAAACTAAAGGAAGAAAGAAAAGAAGAGCTCCTCAACCACCCTCATCAGCTACTCACCTTCAAGCAGAA ACTGATCATCGTTCAATGAACTTGCGATCAAGAAGCAAAGCAAGTTTATCATCCGCGTCATCTCTGGATGACATACTGGAAAACGACTCTAGAAAAACAACACAGCATAATTCAACAGATTCATTTTATCATCATTTCCCACAGCCTTCACCAAGACTGCAAAGACTAAATGATATTTATTCGCAAAATTCTGATCCAGAAGGAAGAAACAGTCAACTCAGTTTGATATCTAATAGTACTCAGTTCTCAACTACGTCATCAG gtTACAAATCTGATTCAGAAGGACTCGTGACAACTTCATCTCGAGACATAATTTCTTCAAAGCAACGAGCAAGATATGAAGTCGATGTTTGTGAACAACAGGTCAAAACAAACCCCATTAAAAAGACAGGTGTGAAAGTTTTACCCACGAATGTACCATTGGGTATCAAACTAACCCCACACAAATTTTCGAGAAGCCATTCATGGGACGCTGAAGCAGTTTTACATTCCTCTGATGAAGCAACAAGGCTAAGGTATAGTTCCACACCTTCATCAAGTCGAAATGGGATTTCCAGTAAACCACCACCACTTCCAAAACCTAATTCAGTGCCAAGAAAACAAACGAGTAAAAACGACAAACTCGTTATGCAAATGTTGTCGTCAAAAACACTAGAAAGTCCAACTGGTTTGAGACCACCGTTTCCAAGACCAATTCCGGCTCCAAGACGCTCGTATTTAACTGCAGTTGAGTCAAGTAAAGTGGCTACTAAGGCTACAAGTTTAAGCGATATTCCTGGTTCTCCAGCAATACGGAACAACACACAAGACAATGATTCAGACTATGCGGAAGTGGATGACATAATATATGCAGTTCCAATACCAAAAGAGCTTCGTTCCGTTAATAATAACAACGCCGTCCATTTGAAGGAAGAACCTGTCTATGCAGAAGTCGATAAAagtaagaaaattaaaaatcgtGCAGCATGCAAGAATACGAATGAAAAATCACGAAAGATTGGTGTTGACGCATACACGAAAGCCCACAAAGCTATCATAACAGTATGTAAACAACGTATGGAAGaacaagaaaaaatagaaagaaaaaatAGCAGATCTGATGAAGAGActgtttatgtttaa
- the LOC120335370 gene encoding uncharacterized protein LOC120335370 isoform X2 → MSSHKKRPRFDIFSRSKTMNRSLRIKDRKRRIFDQHVGIQDKLEKEIKLRDGASRMLAACTHEDQLLEVAKTLHTSNARMYSYMAELQKLKTAEIMERVMDDEGIQNESKVCSGRVAISDIRIPLMWNDPERYIGAKVKEASRYAVFCLVRVGGEVQDTELVCTDKTTTDVGFRDVLVFEETAHNFKMEIEIHAFPMSEGSISAPTPQKLLARLNRSIGKSEGKRIRDRLKESPSANMNMGPQYEKLGKLALDLTSVDDHIRSHDITRVAPTANNSGRSKPLLPLYGSLTCRLVAQPKCITEKSITGFLHYMEVGHGMPCWSYMWCEVRAGKLQCWLNPEDVAEKTPQNSINLIASDIKINEIEKNRQKRPNSFQVRDLVDRHIFSSSCKDDMSKWIKNLRQHRSDYAAWSIACVREKDGSAPMYIASPSPYKSPSHMLFDASVRKTLIYEQMSIESPTSPDFGTVAVSDMLQKTDNTQSDSVGVAMVEANQSTPWAGLFSGAINRSVMRVTKLKDVQNIEFSNPQPAKKSSRLRTKSYEDNISTRSGSGSSSSSKNKKDRQKPPIPQHRSFEDMNVVKLRVKSPAPTKPAPKIEDLKSFNSESCSETGLSDFCQSSDDVFLSSDENILNSPTRRKKSPQNQTPNSKTKGRKKRRAPQPPSSATHLQAETDHRSMNLRSRSKASLSSASSLDDILENDSRKTTQHNSTDSFYHHFPQPSPRLQRLNDIYSQNSDPEGRNSQLSLISNSTQFSTTSSGYKSDSEGLVTTSSRDIISSKQRARYEVDVCEQQVKTNPIKKTGVKVLPTNVPLGIKLTPHKFSRSHSWDAEAVLHSSDEATRLRYSSTPSSSRNGISSKPPPLPKPNSVPRKQTSKNDKLVMQMLSSKTLESPTGLRPPFPRPIPAPRRSYLTAVESSKVATKATSLSDIPGSPAIRNNTQDNDSDYAEVDDIIYAVPIPKELRSVNNNNAVHLKEEPVYAEVDKSKKIKNRAACKNTNEKSRKIGVDAYTKAHKAIITVCKQRMEEQEKIERKNSRSDEETVYV, encoded by the exons ATGTCTTCACACAAGAAACGACCAAGATTTGACATTTTCTCAAGAAGCAAAACAATGAACAGAAGTTTGAGAATCAAAGATAGAAAAAGACGAATTTTTGATCAG CATGTTGGAATCCAGGACAAGTTGGAGAAAGAAATTAAACTCAGAGATGGAGCATCACGTATGTTGGCGGCATGTACTCACGAGGATCAACTGCTCGAAGTTGCAAAGACCTTGCACACGTCAAATGCAAGAATGTATTCATACATGGCCGAactacaaaaattaaaaactgcTGAAATTATGGAAAGAGTGATGGATGATGAAGG AATTCAAAATGAATCGAAAGTATGTTCAGGCAGAGTGGCTATCTCTGACATTAGAATCCCATTAATGTGGAATGATCCTGAAAGATACATAGGAGCTAAAGTGAAAG AGGCCAGCAGGTATGCTGTATTTTGTTTGGTTCGTGTTGGAGGGGAAGTACAAGATACTGAACTTGTATGCACAGATAAAACAACTACTGATGTTGGATTTAGAGATGTTCTTGTATT tgAGGAAACTGCTCATAACTTTAAAATGGAAATTGAAATTCATGCTTTTCCGATGTCTGAAGGTTCAATATCTGCACCCACTCCACAGAAGTTGTTGGCAAGATTAAATAGGTCTATTGGTAAATCAGAAGGAAAAAGAATAAGAGATAGATTG AAGGAAAGCCCATCTGCCAATATGAACAT GGGtcctcaatatgaaaaacttggAAAATTAGCGTTAGATCTCACATCAGTTGATGACCATATCAGATCACATGATATAACAAGAGTTGCTCCAACAGCAAATAATTCAGGAAG ATCAAAACCACTTTTACCATTATATGGCAGTTTAACATGCAGACTTGTTGCACAACCAAAATGTATCACAGAGAAAAGTATCACAGGATTTTTGCACTATATG GAAGTTGGTCATGGTATGCCATGTTGGTCATATATGTGGTGTGAAGTGAGAGCTGGTAAACTACAATGTTGGTTAAATCCTGAAGATGTTGCGGAGAAAACTCCTCAGAATTCAATCAATCTGATTGCATCG GAtataaaaattaatgaaattgaGAAGAATCGACAGAAGAGACCGAATAGTTTTCAAGTTCGTGATCTGGTTGATCGACATATTTTTTCATCCAGTTGTAAAGATGACATGTCTAAATGGATCAA AAATCTGCGGCAACACAGATCTGATTATGCGGCCTGGAGTATTGCCTGTGTACGTGAGAAAGATGGATCTGCTCCTATGTATATTGCATCACCTTCACCTTACAAATCACCATCGCATATGTTGTTCGATGCATCTGTCAGAAAAACATTGATCTATGAGCAAATGA GTATTGAATCTCCAACAAGCCCAGATTTTGGAACAGTTGCAGTCAGTGACATGTTACAGAAAACTGATAACACTCAATCCGACTCTGTGGGAGTGGCTATGGTTGAAGCCAACCAATCAACACCTTGGGCAGGCTTGTTCAGTGGAGCGATCAATCGGTCTGTGATGAGAGTGACAAAACTAAAAGATGttcaaaacattgaattttcgAATCCACAACCTGCTAAAAAATCATCAAGATTGAGAACAAAAAGCTATGAAGATAATATAAGCACaag ATCAGGCAGTGGTTCTAGTAGTTCTTCCAAGAACAAGAAAGATCGTCAGAAGCCACCTATTCCGCAACATAGATCTTTTGAAGATATGAATGTCGTGAAGCTTCGTGTTAAATCTCCA GCACCCACAAAACCTGCTCcaaaaattgaagatttgaAGAGTTTTAATTCTGAATCTTGTTCTGAAACTGGCTTGAGTGATTTTTGTCAAAGTTCTGATGACGTCTTTCTATCTTCTGATGAAAATATTCTCAATTCACccacaagaagaaaaaaatcacCACAAAATCAAACGCCAAATAGTAAAACTAAAGGAAGAAAGAAAAGAAGAGCTCCTCAACCACCCTCATCAGCTACTCACCTTCAAGCAGAA ACTGATCATCGTTCAATGAACTTGCGATCAAGAAGCAAAGCAAGTTTATCATCCGCGTCATCTCTGGATGACATACTGGAAAACGACTCTAGAAAAACAACACAGCATAATTCAACAGATTCATTTTATCATCATTTCCCACAGCCTTCACCAAGACTGCAAAGACTAAATGATATTTATTCGCAAAATTCTGATCCAGAAGGAAGAAACAGTCAACTCAGTTTGATATCTAATAGTACTCAGTTCTCAACTACGTCATCAG gtTACAAATCTGATTCAGAAGGACTCGTGACAACTTCATCTCGAGACATAATTTCTTCAAAGCAACGAGCAAGATATGAAGTCGATGTTTGTGAACAACAGGTCAAAACAAACCCCATTAAAAAGACAGGTGTGAAAGTTTTACCCACGAATGTACCATTGGGTATCAAACTAACCCCACACAAATTTTCGAGAAGCCATTCATGGGACGCTGAAGCAGTTTTACATTCCTCTGATGAAGCAACAAGGCTAAGGTATAGTTCCACACCTTCATCAAGTCGAAATGGGATTTCCAGTAAACCACCACCACTTCCAAAACCTAATTCAGTGCCAAGAAAACAAACGAGTAAAAACGACAAACTCGTTATGCAAATGTTGTCGTCAAAAACACTAGAAAGTCCAACTGGTTTGAGACCACCGTTTCCAAGACCAATTCCGGCTCCAAGACGCTCGTATTTAACTGCAGTTGAGTCAAGTAAAGTGGCTACTAAGGCTACAAGTTTAAGCGATATTCCTGGTTCTCCAGCAATACGGAACAACACACAAGACAATGATTCAGACTATGCGGAAGTGGATGACATAATATATGCAGTTCCAATACCAAAAGAGCTTCGTTCCGTTAATAATAACAACGCCGTCCATTTGAAGGAAGAACCTGTCTATGCAGAAGTCGATAAAagtaagaaaattaaaaatcgtGCAGCATGCAAGAATACGAATGAAAAATCACGAAAGATTGGTGTTGACGCATACACGAAAGCCCACAAAGCTATCATAACAGTATGTAAACAACGTATGGAAGaacaagaaaaaatagaaagaaaaaatAGCAGATCTGATGAAGAGActgtttatgtttaa